The DNA sequence GAAGAGAAATATACCCTACCAGTTTTCCTTTTCTGACATTAAAATGGCCAAAGGAGTCGTTTCCTTGCGGTATACCTATTCCTCCATCTTCTTCATAAATATGATTATAGAAACTTATCTCACACTCTTCTACATCCCATTCCCCAAGTTCATTTTTGCTAAAAATCTCTACAAAGTACAATTTATCATTCTCCAGACTTAATACTTCCCCATTTGAATCGGTAAACTCAATATCAAAAGTATTATTATAAGGAACTACAATTTTTTCTGCTACGGTTTCATATTGATAGTCAGCATTTAAAGTACTTAAAATTGCCTTATATCGCTTGCCGGGTTTAAGTTTCTCTCCATACATAACAATGTTGGCATATCTGGGATTGGGCACAAGATATTTATAAATATCGGTGGTAACATACTCGCTAAAACCAAAACTGCTTTCCTCAGAGTAACAGTCTGTTTCAGTAATTACCTTTAATTTATAAGGACCAGAAGTAATCTCCTTTCCGGGATTCACAGTAAGTTTATATACAGCGTTAACGCTATATTCATAAGTACTCTCCAGGATGTATTCTCCATTACTTTCTGCGACAAGATTATCCTCTTTATCGTAAAGCCCTAAATCATAATCGTTTAAATTTATATTCTCACCTAAGGCTCTGATTCCAGCATATATTTCTCTTGAACCTATCTGCATTCTTGGATATTCTTCAAGCTCTGCCTGTGTTAGGATATAGGGTTTGTCTGTTACTGTTACTACCTTAGGAATAATTAATAACTCTGAACCATTTTCTTTTTTAAATATACCCACATCGTATTCCCCTGGCTCAAGCTGCCTGCCGCAGTATAGTTCTGCTACACCTATATTAATGTCATACCGCAGGTACAGCAATGAATCATCTTCAGGAAGTGCAGAGAATATTTTTTTATAACGATAGTCATAGATAGTAGATGAATAAAAGTAAGGGTTTTCATACCTATAATCATTCACTGCATATACTTCGCCACTGTCTGATTTAATAAGCTTAAATACTGTATCAATGCGCTCCTGATTAAAATCTGCCGGAAGGTTAACTTCGATATACGGTTCAAACTCAACATGGCTAAGGATTATGTCCTTACTGTTCATCTCTTCAATAGTCATAGAAGGGGAGACCGAAGGTACCAAATATATACTAAAGTCTACTGTTTCGTAACTTGGACCAGCCGATTTTTGAATCGTTATACTATAATCTACCTTTCCTTCTATCTGGTCGTACAAATTGATATCCAAAAATCCAGCTGAATCTGATACTCTATGTATAACCCAGCTTGTTTCATTCTGATTAATACTACTGGTTACCCTGGCAATGTATATATTGCTATCACCAGGTTCAAGTCCGGATATCTCAAATAGGATTTTTGTACCAACGTAGGAGTTGTTTATTTCAAAAAGATTAGCAGTAGTAATTGTTATGGGATTGCCAGAACCTGATATAAGATTGGCAGTTTTGGAGATCTTCTCAAGATTTGTTGGTATTGTGGTTTCATCGGTACTTTGTACCGTAAATATATTATTATCATTACTTTCCCCGCCATTGCTATCTTTGCCGGAACTTTCTTCATTAATATTCTTTTCATCAGTACCTTCTTCACCAATAGTTCCCTGATCGTTATTTCCTTGACTTTCTTGACCTTTATCTTCCTGGTTGGCATTTTGCCCATCAGTTTCTTCCTGATTTTCACTTTCCAGCTTTGTACCTTCTTCATCTGTATTTACTTCATTAGAACTAATTTCACTTGTACCTACCTCATCAGCATTAACAACGGATGCAAACATAGATAGCATAAAGATCAACGCAAAAAGCAGAGAAAGAAATCTTTTACCTCTTTTATACATTTACAGTCTCTCCTTTGTAAAATATTTGCTAATCTGACATGTCACCCGATGTGGATTGTGATGTGGATAATTGAGGTTTAAAATTATGTATCTTCTAATATTTACAGGAATGTTATAAATTAACATCCATATACCATCATAGCACTGCTTTTTAATAAAAACAATAATAAATAGGAAAAATTTCACAAACTTTTTTTACAAAGTTTTATAATTTGAAGACAAGCGAGTTTGCTCATATAATATATTTTACTTCCTTATTATCAAACAGTTCATCTATTTTTTCTGTAAAAAATTGCTTGATTTCATTTATGCTTTCATTCGAATATACATACTTCCCATAGCCAAATTGTCCATATTTAAACATACGGTATTCATTTTCCATTGGGAGGTCAGTTTCAGGAAATATCTGCAGAATACTGTTTTTAGCAGTTGTAGTATACCGATGGGATATAACCTCAAAGGTCACGGGAAATTTTAAATTATCAGGCAGTTTATCTCTTAACCGGATCAAAAGATCAAGGTACTCCTCTTTCCAGTTAGGATAAATTAATACCGGCGCAATTAAAAATCCTACAGGATATCCTGCCTGAGCTGCTTTCATACTTGCCTCTATCCTTTTATCACGGGATGCGGTAATTTTCTCATATTTATTTATTATTGCAGAAGTATTGATACTAAACCTTATTTCTGTATGATAATTATGTTCAATATTAAGAAGAGAATCTATATCATTATATTTTGTCACAAATCTAAACCTGCCATTTTCAGTTTTACTGAAAAAATTTATGGCCTTTTCCAAGGAATGAGTATAAGGTTCCACAGGTACCGGATCGGATGTGGCAGCTCCTTCAAATATAGTTATGCCAGGTAATCTTTCTTCAATATACTTTTCAGCCTGGTCAAGAATATCATCAATATTCGCATAAACTTTTGTGAAAGGCTTGTCTCCTAACATATTATTTAAGTAGCAATATTCACATTGGCCCATGCATCCTGATACCAATGGAAGCTGATAGTGGGCTGATGGTTTGCACGTTTGAAATTTCAGGCCTTTTCTGACTCCAACAATTAATGTTCTTTTTCCTTCCCTGTACTTGGAATATAAATCCTCACCAGGAATATGTTCTTTAAACCTGTTGGAAGTTAAGCGTATAATTTCGGTTCCGGGCTTATCCTTAAATTTGTCATAAATATCTTTGGCCATATCATATTCAAATGCGTCCTTTTCAAATATGATTCTTTTTGGTATAAACATATATCCTGCATACTAAACCAGCAAATTACTTTTTTAAAAAAATACAAAGCAAGCTGATTTATTTTCTCCTTTCTCAGTGATTAGTCAGTGATTACTAGTTTATTATGCACAGGATTAATATAATTAATGATGATTAATGTTTAAGTTACATCATTGATCCACTTGCCTGATTTTACCCTCATAATACTTAGTATACATTTGGCTATTTCCTCAAGTATAGTTAATGCATAAACTCCATGAACCGGGAGCCTCAAAACAAAAGCTCCTATAATAGATAAAGGGACACCAATAAACCACATGGTAGCTCCTTCTATTATGAGTGCCCGTGTGGCATCGCCGCCTCCACGTAAAATCCCAACAATAAGGATAACATCCAGCACTCTAATAAAAAATGTTACGGATGAAATATATAAAATAGCCTGGGAAGACCTTTTTACTGTTTCTGAAACATTAAAAAAGCCAAGCATCAAGGGCGAAGCTACAGCAATAGATAAACCCAACAAAACTCCCACTAATACAGAAAGTATGATATACCTCCTGGCATAATCCCTGCCGAGTTCCTCCTCCCCCGCTCCTATACTATTCCCCACCATAACCGCAGTAGCGCTGGACAACCCAAAGGCTGCAACCATAAACAGATTAAAAATAGTATTGCAAATTTGTATAGAGGCAACCGCCTGGGTGCCCATTCTCCCATAAACTGCAGAATAAACAAGGCTTGCCAGCCCCCAGCATGTATCATTAAGTATAACCGGTAATATTGTTTGATATGCTCTTTTTATATAATTTAAATTAATATCAGTTAGTTCTTTAATTGAAGCAGCCAATACTCCTCTGCTATAATAAATAGATACAACAAGTACTGTTGTTTCAATCACTCTGGCAATTACAGTAGCAAGAGCAGCTCCGCCAACTCCCATAACCGGTGCTCCAAATTTGCCGAATATAAATACATAATTTAAGAAAGCATTGCATAGCAGGGCTATAAAGCTAATTACCATTGGTTGGACCGCATTTCCAACGGATCTTAATGAGAAATTATACATAAATGTTATTCCTGTAAATATATAACTTGCCAATACAACTTTTAAATATCTGCTGCCCAAATCAATAACTTCACTATCCTTATTAAATAAAGCAATAATTTCTTGAGGTTTAAAGAATCCTAAAATCATAAATGCTAAGGAAACAACAGTGGTAGATACCAGTCCTACTCCCAGTATCCTTTTTATATTGGTTATATCTCTTTTTCCCCAGTATTGAGCTATAAATACACTGCATCCGGCGCATACCCCTATCAAAAACATATTAAAGAAAAAGAAATATTGATTTGCAATTCCGACTGCAGCAATCTCAGTCTCTCCTAGTTTTCCCACCATTACAGTATCTATCATATTTAAGAAAGATAATATTAAATTTTGAATCATTACCGGCAGCGATAATTTTAACATTTTAAAATAAAACTCTTTATCATGAAAAATACCATTAAGTGCTTGTCCCGTCTTAAACATGTTGTTCCTCCCCACAAGTTGCAGTCTGTGTCAATATATGGAAAACAGACAATTTATAAGCCTGAATATTCATTTTACACTATGTTGTGAGTTATGTAAATCAAGCTAACAGGCGTAGCGATTCACGGTATTTTCTTTTGGATTCCACATGAGTTTATACAAATATTATGAGTAATTTTGCCCTCGGTTTCCTATACTATCTATAAATCAATAAATTAATGATTCTTATTTTAAGAAGGTGGTAAAATAAGTATTTTAGAAACCATATATGACCATTCTTTGAAAATAGTGTTTGGCATTACAAACCCTATTAAAAAATCAATAGTTAAAACACATTGCGAAGTCCATAAATTTATCAATACTTCTGCCTTGGATATTTTAAGAAATGATAAATATTTAAATGAATACAACTTTTTTAAACATTACATCTCAGAAATTAACAAGGGTACAGTATGGGCAGACCAGGATTATAAAAGCACAAACCATTTTTATAACCCTGATAAAAAAAGAGGGCTTTACGGAAGAAAAAGCGCAATGGATTTAGGAGTTGATTATTATTCAAAAGCCATTAATCTGTGGAAAAACGGTGAGTTTAATAAATCAATGTTCTATCTGGGTGCGGCTCTTCATATTATCCAGGATATGACCATTCCCCAACATGCCAATATTCGCCTATTGGACAATCATCGCCAGTATGAGAACTATGTGAAGTATACATTTAAAAAATTAAGTGATTTTAATGTAGATAAAGGATCTTACTTGTTAGACTCAATTGAAAAATACATAAAATTTAACTCCAGAGTTGCTATTAAAATCTATAAAAAATTCAAACCGGTCCAAAAGGATGAGGACAGATTTTTTCTTGTAACCAGATGTTCACTCCCTCTTGCAAAAAGAACCACTGCAGGCGCAATGGTTATGTTTTACAGTGATATATCCGCTCTCAAACGATAAAGGAACAAGAATTCAATTAATAAATTCAATTAATTCTCAATAGATTTAATTAATTTGGAAATTCAATGGGAAATTACCATGTGGCAAGGAAAAGATTCCTTGCCACATAAAGCAAACTCAAGCTGTATAATTCTTTACCAGTTCAAACTCATCCTGTATCTCCTTGGATGGTTCTCGTGATAATAAGGAAACTATTACTATAGCAATACAGGATATTACAAATGCAGGGAAAAGTTCATAAATTCCAAACATTCCACCCAATGGCTTAATAAACAGTTTCCAGATAAAGACCATTCCTCCTCCTGCAAGCATTCCTGCAATTGCCCCTGACCTGGTAGTTCTCTTCCAGAATAACGAGAAAAGCATTATTGGTCCGAAGGTGGCACCAAATCCTGCCCATGCAAAAGATACTACAGTAAAAATTACACTGTTTTCATCCATAGCAATTATCATAGCAATTATGGATATTACTATTAAAGTGATTCTGGTCAGCCGTAAAACCTGTTTATCACTGGCATCCTTTTTCATAATTCCATGATAAATATTCTTTGAAAATGATGATGCTGCAATAAGCAGATATGAATCCGATGAACTTATGGTGGCTGCCAGTATACCTGCCATTACAATACCTGCCAACAACGGGAAGAAGAAACTTCTGGACATTAATATAAAAATATTTTCAGCTGAACCTTGTGTGAGGTAGGTATCAGGGAATAGCACCCTACCTATTATACCTATTGCAACTGAAGCAGCAAGTGAAATTATAACCCATACAGTTGCAATTCTTCTGGACATTTTGAGATTATTCGGATCTTTGATTGCCATGAACTTTAGTAAAACCTGAGGCATGCCAAAATATCCTAAACCCCAGGACATCGTAGAAATAATAGTCAGAAAGCCATATTTCCCTGCCTGGTCAAATAGTGGTTTTCCATTTTCCCCGATTTGCTGAATACCATCTACGATTTTCGGTTGGGCAATTCCGAAAAATTCTAAAAATCCCGGTATTTGTTTTGCATTCTCGATGATTGCTGATATTCCTCCTGCTTTCCATATACCGGTTATAAATACAGCAGCCAAAGCGAAGACCATTATCAACCCCTGCATAAAGTCCGAGGCACTTTCAGCTAAAAATCCTCCAACAAAGGTATAAGCAACCACAAATATTGCACCTAAAATCATCATGCTTATATAGCTGGTTCCGAACAGAGTACTAAAAAGTTTTCCTACAGTAACAAAACAACTTGCCGCATACACGCTAAAAAATACCAAAATGAAAAGCGCAGATATTGTCAGAATTACCTTTTTGTCCTCTTTAAACCTGTTACTGAAAAAATCAGGAATAGTAATTGAATCATAGGCAATATGTGAATAATTGCGAAGCCTTTTAGCCACCAACAGCCAATTTAAATATGTACCTATAGCCAAACCAATTGCTGTCCAGGCCGCATCACTTAAGCCATACCAATAGGCAACGCCGGGAAGTCCCATCAGCAGCCAACCGCTCATATCCGAAGCCTCAGCAGCCATGGCAGTAACCCAAGGCCCCAATGATCTGCCGCCAATTAGAAAATTACCGCTGCTTTCACTGGCTCTCTTTGCATAGTAAATTCCTATAGCTATTACTACAGCTATGTATAAGGTCATTGCAATGAAAATCTGTACACTACCTGCATCCATATCTTCTCCCCCTTAATAATTGAACAACTTAATTTGGTATTAGCATTTATAATTTTACAATGCATATTTATACAATTGTACATCACTAAAGTGCTTTATGTCTAGGATATATTTTATTTTTTTATTAAACGCACAAAGATAACATAATTTCTTCAGACAAAAAATTCTCTATCATCATGCTATAGCACCATAATACGATTATATCTGCAATATTTTCTGAGTTTATCTTCTATTTCATCATAAATCATAATATAATGATTTGAAATCTGGTTGCGGACAAAACTATCATAATCCATCTGGCTGTCAAGCCTTATTTCAACTGTTGAATAATTACTGCCTATTGATTTTACCGGATAAGCAGTTCCCTCAAGAATATGCATTGCATAACTTCCGGCTCCTCTTCCTTCCAACCGGGCCAGGGTTACTTTTCCTGACTTGTATCTTAAAGTACTTACTATCCCTCCTGTATTTATACCATCCTTGCTTATTCTCGGAGACATTGGATTTAACACAATATCACAGCTATTATCATGGCAGGAATGAGGAACCAATCCGCAGTGGCTCATAAGAAGGCTCCTATGGTTGTAAGGGTATATGTCCCCAAAGAAAAGTACAGCATCAGATATATTTCTCATTATAAGCATTGTTACTGCTGCATGGATATCCCCTTCATCACTGCACATTACGCCTTCATCTGTAAGCATGGATAAAGGCAGACAGGCAGCGCATCTTAGATAACTGGTGAATTCAT is a window from the Clostridiaceae bacterium genome containing:
- a CDS encoding MATE family efflux transporter; the protein is MFKTGQALNGIFHDKEFYFKMLKLSLPVMIQNLILSFLNMIDTVMVGKLGETEIAAVGIANQYFFFFNMFLIGVCAGCSVFIAQYWGKRDITNIKRILGVGLVSTTVVSLAFMILGFFKPQEIIALFNKDSEVIDLGSRYLKVVLASYIFTGITFMYNFSLRSVGNAVQPMVISFIALLCNAFLNYVFIFGKFGAPVMGVGGAALATVIARVIETTVLVVSIYYSRGVLAASIKELTDINLNYIKRAYQTILPVILNDTCWGLASLVYSAVYGRMGTQAVASIQICNTIFNLFMVAAFGLSSATAVMVGNSIGAGEEELGRDYARRYIILSVLVGVLLGLSIAVASPLMLGFFNVSETVKRSSQAILYISSVTFFIRVLDVILIVGILRGGGDATRALIIEGATMWFIGVPLSIIGAFVLRLPVHGVYALTILEEIAKCILSIMRVKSGKWINDVT
- a CDS encoding phospholipase, whose translation is MSILETIYDHSLKIVFGITNPIKKSIVKTHCEVHKFINTSALDILRNDKYLNEYNFFKHYISEINKGTVWADQDYKSTNHFYNPDKKRGLYGRKSAMDLGVDYYSKAINLWKNGEFNKSMFYLGAALHIIQDMTIPQHANIRLLDNHRQYENYVKYTFKKLSDFNVDKGSYLLDSIEKYIKFNSRVAIKIYKKFKPVQKDEDRFFLVTRCSLPLAKRTTAGAMVMFYSDISALKR
- the splB gene encoding spore photoproduct lyase — its product is MFIPKRIIFEKDAFEYDMAKDIYDKFKDKPGTEIIRLTSNRFKEHIPGEDLYSKYREGKRTLIVGVRKGLKFQTCKPSAHYQLPLVSGCMGQCEYCYLNNMLGDKPFTKVYANIDDILDQAEKYIEERLPGITIFEGAATSDPVPVEPYTHSLEKAINFFSKTENGRFRFVTKYNDIDSLLNIEHNYHTEIRFSINTSAIINKYEKITASRDKRIEASMKAAQAGYPVGFLIAPVLIYPNWKEEYLDLLIRLRDKLPDNLKFPVTFEVISHRYTTTAKNSILQIFPETDLPMENEYRMFKYGQFGYGKYVYSNESINEIKQFFTEKIDELFDNKEVKYII
- the putP gene encoding sodium/proline symporter PutP, with product MDAGSVQIFIAMTLYIAVVIAIGIYYAKRASESSGNFLIGGRSLGPWVTAMAAEASDMSGWLLMGLPGVAYWYGLSDAAWTAIGLAIGTYLNWLLVAKRLRNYSHIAYDSITIPDFFSNRFKEDKKVILTISALFILVFFSVYAASCFVTVGKLFSTLFGTSYISMMILGAIFVVAYTFVGGFLAESASDFMQGLIMVFALAAVFITGIWKAGGISAIIENAKQIPGFLEFFGIAQPKIVDGIQQIGENGKPLFDQAGKYGFLTIISTMSWGLGYFGMPQVLLKFMAIKDPNNLKMSRRIATVWVIISLAASVAIGIIGRVLFPDTYLTQGSAENIFILMSRSFFFPLLAGIVMAGILAATISSSDSYLLIAASSFSKNIYHGIMKKDASDKQVLRLTRITLIVISIIAMIIAMDENSVIFTVVSFAWAGFGATFGPIMLFSLFWKRTTRSGAIAGMLAGGGMVFIWKLFIKPLGGMFGIYELFPAFVISCIAIVIVSLLSREPSKEIQDEFELVKNYTA